A genomic region of Exiguobacterium sp. Helios contains the following coding sequences:
- the gltX gene encoding glutamate--tRNA ligase, producing the protein MAEVRVRYAPSPTGHLHIGNARTALFNYLFARHAGGKMILRIEDTDQKRNIDGGVESQMKYLEWLGIDWDEGPGRGGDYGPYFQMERLDLYKKYTDELLEKGLAYRCYMTSEELEAEREAQIARGEAPRYSGAHRNLTQEQEDAFVAEGRTPSIRIRVPESVTYTWNDIVKEDVSFESKDFGDWVIVKKDGIPTYNFAVVVDDHLMEISHVLRGDDHISNTPKQMMIYDAFGWDYPTFGHMTLIVNEEHKKLSKRDQSIIQYIEQYKDLGYLPEALLNFVTLLGWSPVGEQEIFTKEEFIEIFDASRLSKSPAVFDQQKLAWINGQYMKHQSFEEVFEASLPFLQDAGRVSSEPTEGELVWAQNLVGLYREQMTHGAEIVELSEMFFEDELVYDEEANTVLAGETVPAVLSEFANQLRTLEEWTPEAIKGAIKATQKATGQKGKNLFMPIRVATTGQTHGPELPNTIQLLGKDRVLARLDA; encoded by the coding sequence ATGGCAGAAGTACGTGTACGTTATGCACCAAGTCCAACGGGACACCTTCATATTGGAAATGCACGAACAGCATTGTTTAACTACCTGTTTGCACGACACGCAGGCGGTAAGATGATTTTACGGATTGAGGATACGGATCAGAAACGAAACATCGATGGTGGTGTGGAAAGTCAGATGAAGTACCTCGAATGGCTCGGCATCGACTGGGATGAAGGTCCGGGTCGCGGCGGCGACTATGGTCCTTACTTCCAAATGGAGCGACTCGATCTGTACAAAAAATACACAGACGAGTTACTTGAAAAAGGACTAGCTTACCGCTGTTACATGACATCGGAAGAGCTCGAAGCGGAACGGGAAGCGCAAATCGCACGTGGGGAAGCACCCCGTTATTCAGGTGCACACCGTAATCTGACGCAAGAACAAGAAGATGCATTTGTGGCAGAAGGCCGGACACCGTCGATTCGGATCCGTGTTCCGGAAAGCGTCACCTACACATGGAACGATATCGTCAAAGAAGACGTCTCGTTCGAATCAAAAGACTTCGGCGATTGGGTCATCGTTAAAAAAGACGGGATTCCGACGTACAACTTTGCTGTCGTCGTTGATGATCACTTGATGGAAATCAGCCACGTCCTGCGTGGAGACGACCATATTTCGAACACACCGAAGCAGATGATGATTTATGATGCGTTCGGTTGGGACTATCCGACATTCGGTCACATGACATTGATTGTCAACGAAGAACACAAAAAACTCTCGAAACGTGATCAGTCGATCATCCAATACATCGAGCAGTATAAAGATCTCGGTTACTTGCCGGAAGCATTACTGAACTTCGTGACGTTACTTGGCTGGTCGCCGGTCGGTGAACAGGAAATCTTCACAAAAGAAGAGTTCATCGAGATTTTCGATGCGTCCCGTCTTTCGAAAAGTCCAGCTGTCTTTGACCAGCAAAAACTGGCTTGGATCAACGGTCAATACATGAAACACCAATCGTTCGAAGAAGTATTCGAAGCAAGTCTGCCGTTCCTGCAAGACGCGGGACGTGTTTCAAGCGAACCGACGGAAGGAGAGCTCGTCTGGGCACAAAACCTGGTCGGATTATACCGGGAACAGATGACACATGGCGCAGAAATCGTCGAGCTTTCAGAGATGTTCTTTGAGGATGAACTGGTGTATGATGAAGAGGCAAACACTGTCTTGGCAGGAGAAACCGTTCCTGCAGTCTTGAGTGAATTCGCGAACCAGTTGCGGACACTTGAAGAATGGACACCGGAAGCCATTAAAGGGGCAATCAAAGCAACCCAAAAAGCAACCGGACAAAAAGGGAAAAATCTGTTCATGCCAATCCGTGTCGCAACGACCGGACAAACACACGGACCGGAGCTTCCGAACACGATTCAATTATTAGGAAAAGACCGCGTACTTGCGCGTCTGGACGCATAA
- the cysE gene encoding serine O-acetyltransferase, translating into MTRMREDIRNVFKQDPAARSTMEVVLTYPGLHAVWMHRLAHRMWKMNLHLAARLLSQFSRFLTGIEIHPGATIGRRLFIDHGMGVVIGETAIIGDDVTLFQGVTLGGTGKETGKRHPTLGNGVLVSAGARVLGDITIGDSSKIGASSVVLKNVPSNATVVGIPGRVVIQDGIKVDAPLDHQLPDPVRECQERVELELEQLKREIERIKGGHRHDTTLQQHDRKKGTV; encoded by the coding sequence ATGACACGGATGCGTGAAGATATCCGCAATGTATTTAAACAGGATCCGGCAGCCCGGAGTACGATGGAAGTCGTCTTGACCTATCCGGGATTACATGCCGTCTGGATGCACCGGTTGGCTCATCGTATGTGGAAGATGAATTTGCATCTTGCCGCACGGCTGTTGTCGCAATTCAGCCGGTTCCTGACGGGAATTGAGATTCATCCCGGTGCGACAATCGGCCGGCGTCTCTTCATCGACCATGGTATGGGAGTCGTCATTGGGGAAACGGCGATTATCGGCGACGATGTCACCCTGTTCCAAGGTGTGACACTGGGGGGAACAGGGAAAGAAACGGGCAAACGGCATCCGACACTCGGAAATGGTGTCCTCGTATCAGCCGGAGCACGCGTACTCGGTGATATCACGATTGGTGATTCATCGAAGATTGGCGCAAGCTCCGTTGTTCTAAAAAATGTACCGTCAAATGCGACAGTTGTCGGAATTCCCGGACGTGTCGTGATACAAGACGGAATAAAAGTCGATGCACCGCTTGATCATCAATTACCCGATCCGGTTCGTGAATGCCAGGAACGGGTTGAACTGGAACTTGAACAATTAAAACGTGAGATTGAACGAATAAAAGGAGGACACCGCCATGATACAACTTTACAACAGCATGACCGGAAAAAAGGAACCGTTTAA
- the cysS gene encoding cysteine--tRNA ligase, producing MIQLYNSMTGKKEPFKPLEEGKVKMYVCGPTVYNYIHIGNARPAIVFDTVRRYFTYRGYDVKYVSNFTDVDDKIIRTANELGEDYHALTKRFIEAYHADTGALNVQKADIHPLVTETMDDIIAFIEVLVEKGNAYASSGDVYFRTRSFKDYGQLSQQSIDELRSGARIEVGEKKEDPLDFVLWKAAKPGEPAWTSPWGEGRPGWHIECSAMAKKYLGDTIDIHAGGQDLKFPHHENEIAQSEACNSQKFANYWMHNGFLNIENEKMSKSLGNFLTVHEAIQAVDPMVLRFFMLSVQYRHPINYSRDLIDQAANGLARIRESVANVEHRLTMTANLGTATDKWLNRIEEIKQHFITSMDDDFNTANAVTDLFDLSKEANLYLGEDQVATEVLERFLAVFDELSTVLGVTLTIEKGLLDEEVEQLIRDRDTARKERDFARADAIRDQLRDQGILLEDTAQGMRWKRG from the coding sequence ATGATACAACTTTACAACAGCATGACCGGAAAAAAGGAACCGTTTAAACCGCTCGAAGAAGGAAAGGTCAAGATGTATGTTTGTGGACCAACCGTCTATAACTACATCCATATCGGGAATGCCCGTCCGGCCATCGTCTTTGATACGGTCCGCCGCTACTTTACGTACCGGGGCTATGACGTTAAATATGTCTCGAACTTCACGGATGTCGACGATAAAATCATCCGGACAGCGAATGAGCTCGGAGAAGATTACCATGCACTGACGAAACGATTCATCGAAGCCTATCACGCGGATACAGGTGCGTTGAATGTCCAAAAAGCGGATATTCATCCGCTCGTCACGGAAACGATGGACGATATCATCGCTTTCATCGAAGTGCTCGTCGAAAAAGGGAATGCCTATGCGTCAAGCGGAGATGTCTACTTCCGGACACGCAGCTTTAAAGATTACGGTCAGCTAAGTCAACAGTCGATTGATGAACTCCGCTCGGGTGCGCGGATCGAAGTCGGCGAGAAAAAAGAAGATCCGCTCGATTTCGTCCTATGGAAAGCAGCGAAACCGGGTGAACCGGCATGGACGAGTCCATGGGGAGAAGGCCGTCCCGGCTGGCACATCGAGTGCTCAGCGATGGCGAAAAAGTATCTCGGGGATACGATTGATATTCATGCAGGCGGACAAGACCTTAAATTCCCGCACCATGAAAATGAGATTGCCCAATCGGAAGCGTGCAACTCACAGAAGTTTGCAAACTACTGGATGCATAACGGGTTCCTTAACATCGAAAATGAAAAGATGTCAAAATCACTGGGCAACTTCCTGACGGTCCACGAAGCGATTCAAGCCGTCGATCCGATGGTCTTACGTTTCTTCATGCTGTCAGTCCAGTACCGTCATCCGATCAACTACAGCCGTGATCTGATCGATCAGGCAGCAAACGGGTTGGCACGGATCCGTGAATCGGTCGCAAACGTCGAACACCGTTTGACGATGACGGCTAATCTTGGAACGGCAACGGACAAATGGCTGAACCGGATCGAAGAAATCAAACAGCATTTCATCACATCGATGGATGATGATTTCAATACAGCGAACGCTGTGACCGATTTGTTTGATCTGTCGAAGGAAGCCAACCTCTATCTTGGGGAAGACCAGGTCGCAACAGAAGTGCTGGAACGATTCCTGGCAGTCTTTGATGAACTATCGACAGTCCTCGGAGTCACGTTGACAATCGAAAAAGGGTTACTCGATGAAGAAGTCGAACAGCTGATTCGTGATCGGGATACGGCACGGAAAGAACGGGACTTCGCCCGTGCGGACGCGATCCGTGATCAACTGCGTGACCAAGGCATCCTGCTTGAGGATACAGCGCAAGGGATGCGGTGGAAGCGCGGATGA
- a CDS encoding Mini-ribonuclease 3, whose product MKNYKQLNALALAYMGDVVYEMHVRERLLEKGYVKPGELHQAAIRYVRAQAQAFVVTHWLNENTLTEEEQAVVRRGKNAKSGSVPKSTDVHTYRYATAFEALLGYVYLAEGGDRLEELIGQALELLEAEATDGK is encoded by the coding sequence ATGAAGAACTACAAACAATTAAATGCGCTGGCACTCGCCTACATGGGCGATGTTGTCTATGAAATGCATGTCCGGGAACGGTTGCTTGAAAAAGGATATGTCAAACCGGGTGAACTGCATCAAGCGGCCATCCGCTATGTCCGTGCTCAGGCGCAAGCCTTCGTCGTGACACACTGGTTAAATGAAAATACGTTGACAGAAGAAGAGCAGGCTGTCGTCCGGCGCGGGAAGAACGCTAAATCAGGTTCCGTTCCGAAAAGTACGGACGTCCATACGTACCGGTACGCAACGGCGTTTGAGGCATTGCTCGGATATGTCTATCTTGCAGAAGGAGGGGATCGTCTTGAAGAACTCATCGGACAAGCGCTCGAATTACTCGAAGCCGAAGCAACGGACGGAAAATAA
- the rlmB gene encoding 23S rRNA (guanosine(2251)-2'-O)-methyltransferase RlmB, whose translation MIEPLEEGQDFLYGRNPVLEALRTGREMNKLFIQEGQQKGPLAVIHAMAKEAGVQTQIVPRSKLHGLTGSDNHQGVVAAVAAYEYAELDDIFALAEKKDETPLMILLDELEDPHNLGSILRTADAVGAHGIIIPKRRSVGLTQVVAKASTGAIEHIPVVRVTNLTRTMEDLKKKGIWFVGTDARESDDYRTLDGTMPLGIVIGSEGKGMSRLVREKCDFLVHLPMAGHVTSLNASVAASLLLYEVYRTRKPYSR comes from the coding sequence GTGATCGAACCGCTCGAGGAAGGACAGGATTTCTTATACGGACGGAATCCGGTTCTCGAAGCGTTACGGACGGGTCGTGAGATGAACAAGCTCTTCATCCAAGAAGGGCAACAGAAAGGACCGCTTGCCGTCATCCATGCGATGGCGAAAGAGGCAGGTGTCCAGACACAAATCGTTCCACGCTCGAAATTACACGGTTTGACGGGAAGCGACAATCACCAGGGTGTCGTTGCTGCCGTCGCTGCCTATGAGTATGCAGAACTCGACGATATCTTTGCACTGGCAGAAAAGAAAGACGAGACGCCATTGATGATTTTACTCGATGAACTCGAAGATCCGCATAATCTCGGATCGATTCTCCGGACGGCAGATGCCGTCGGTGCCCACGGGATCATTATTCCGAAACGCCGGTCTGTCGGATTGACACAGGTTGTCGCGAAAGCTTCAACGGGGGCGATCGAACATATCCCGGTCGTTCGTGTGACGAACTTGACGCGGACAATGGAAGATTTAAAGAAAAAAGGGATCTGGTTTGTCGGGACGGATGCCCGTGAGAGTGATGACTACCGGACGCTCGACGGAACGATGCCACTTGGAATCGTCATCGGCAGCGAAGGAAAAGGCATGAGCCGGCTTGTCCGTGAAAAATGCGATTTCCTTGTACATCTCCCGATGGCAGGACATGTCACGTCACTCAACGCATCGGTTGCTGCCTCGTTGTTGTTATATGAGGTCTACCGGACAAGAAAGCCGTATTCGCGATGA
- a CDS encoding NYN domain-containing protein codes for MKYDRLIVDGYNIIGAWPEFRTLREQDFELARERLVDAMAEYQAVTGINVTIVFDAYLQPGRESRIRKSGIEVIYTRENETADEWIEKTAAEWLQDIRVKLTVATNDFTEQWVIFTLGALRISAQELRRDWKAAVAVIRGQTIASKTSKKPRSTIDMPADVIERLEEIRRRKNSDS; via the coding sequence ATGAAATACGACCGTCTGATCGTTGATGGCTACAATATCATTGGCGCATGGCCGGAATTCCGGACATTGCGGGAGCAGGATTTTGAATTAGCACGGGAACGATTGGTCGATGCGATGGCCGAGTACCAGGCCGTGACAGGAATCAATGTGACGATTGTCTTCGATGCCTATCTCCAACCGGGGAGAGAATCCCGGATCAGGAAAAGCGGTATCGAAGTCATCTATACACGGGAAAACGAAACGGCGGATGAATGGATTGAGAAAACAGCGGCGGAATGGTTACAGGATATCCGGGTCAAGCTGACGGTTGCGACAAACGATTTCACCGAACAGTGGGTCATCTTCACGCTCGGTGCCCTTCGGATCTCGGCGCAGGAATTACGACGGGACTGGAAGGCGGCGGTTGCCGTCATCCGTGGACAGACGATTGCGTCGAAGACGAGCAAGAAACCACGTTCGACAATCGATATGCCGGCTGATGTCATTGAACGGCTTGAAGAGATCCGGCGGCGTAAAAATTCAGATTCATGA
- the sigH gene encoding RNA polymerase sporulation sigma factor SigH: protein MSLVSFDQFECMTDEALVEQAKVFDNSDALEFLIERYRNFVRAKARSYFLIGADREDIIQEGMIGLYKAVRDYRTDKLASFKGFAELCITRQMITAIKTATRQKHIPLNSYISLDKPIYDDESERTLLDIITSTAPSDPQVLIVNREEYADIESKMDEILSDLERKVLALYLDGRTYQEISDDLDRHVKSIDNALQRVKKKLERYLEARKLTV, encoded by the coding sequence ATGAGTTTGGTTTCGTTCGACCAGTTTGAGTGCATGACCGATGAGGCGCTTGTGGAACAAGCGAAGGTATTTGACAACAGTGATGCGCTCGAATTTCTGATCGAGCGGTATCGGAACTTCGTGCGTGCCAAGGCACGGTCTTACTTTTTAATCGGAGCGGACCGGGAAGATATCATCCAGGAAGGTATGATCGGCCTGTATAAGGCAGTCCGGGATTACCGCACGGATAAGCTGGCTTCGTTCAAAGGCTTTGCTGAGTTGTGTATTACCCGGCAAATGATCACAGCAATCAAAACCGCAACGCGTCAAAAACATATTCCGCTGAATTCCTACATTTCGCTCGATAAACCGATTTACGATGACGAATCGGAACGGACGTTACTCGATATCATCACATCGACAGCCCCGTCGGATCCGCAAGTGTTGATCGTGAACCGGGAAGAGTATGCGGATATTGAAAGTAAGATGGATGAGATCCTTAGTGATCTGGAGCGAAAAGTACTGGCGCTCTATCTTGACGGAAGAACCTATCAGGAAATCTCAGATGATCTCGATCGTCATGTCAAGTCAATCGATAATGCCCTTCAACGTGTGAAGAAAAAGCTGGAACGGTATCTTGAAGCACGAAAACTGACTGTCTGA
- the rpmG gene encoding 50S ribosomal protein L33 encodes MAKKVGLACDICGARDYTTMKKEDVSIRLELKKFCRRCNAHTIHKEAK; translated from the coding sequence ATGGCGAAGAAAGTAGGCCTTGCTTGTGATATTTGCGGTGCCCGCGACTACACGACGATGAAAAAAGAGGATGTCAGCATCCGCTTGGAACTGAAGAAGTTCTGTCGCCGTTGTAACGCGCATACGATTCATAAAGAAGCGAAATAA
- the secE gene encoding preprotein translocase subunit SecE — protein MKFLRDVWNELKKTSWPKRKELTKYTLTVIGMVIFMGVFIFGIDSGLSAFMSWLIK, from the coding sequence ATGAAATTTTTGCGTGACGTATGGAATGAACTGAAAAAGACGAGCTGGCCGAAACGAAAAGAACTGACGAAGTATACACTGACTGTAATCGGTATGGTCATTTTTATGGGTGTCTTCATCTTTGGTATCGATTCAGGGCTCAGCGCATTCATGAGTTGGTTGATTAAGTAA
- the nusG gene encoding transcription termination/antitermination protein NusG, whose translation MDKQWFVVQTYSGFENNVKANLERRIESMNMDEKIFRVLVPIETVQEEVTNKKGETKIKEREIKIFPGYVLVEMVMTDDSWYVVRNTPNVTGFLGSVGGGSKPTPLLPEEAENILGSMGLVDMKSRYDFTMGQIVRIKEGVFANLEGTIEELETETEKMKVSVDMFGRETKVELDFSQVEKID comes from the coding sequence ATGGATAAGCAGTGGTTTGTTGTCCAAACGTACTCTGGATTCGAAAATAACGTCAAGGCAAATCTTGAGCGTCGGATTGAATCCATGAACATGGACGAGAAAATCTTCCGTGTACTCGTTCCAATCGAAACGGTACAGGAAGAAGTAACAAACAAAAAAGGTGAAACGAAAATCAAGGAACGTGAAATCAAGATTTTCCCGGGGTATGTCCTCGTGGAGATGGTCATGACGGATGATTCTTGGTATGTCGTCCGTAACACACCGAACGTCACGGGATTCCTCGGTTCGGTTGGCGGCGGTTCAAAACCGACACCACTTCTTCCAGAAGAAGCGGAAAACATTCTCGGATCAATGGGACTTGTTGACATGAAGAGTCGTTATGACTTTACAATGGGACAAATCGTACGGATCAAAGAAGGTGTCTTTGCGAACCTGGAAGGTACGATCGAAGAACTTGAAACAGAAACAGAGAAAATGAAGGTTTCTGTCGATATGTTCGGTCGTGAAACGAAAGTAGAGCTCGATTTCTCACAAGTTGAGAAAATAGATTAA
- the rplK gene encoding 50S ribosomal protein L11 gives MAKKVMKLVKLQIPAGKANPAPPVGPALGQAGVNIMGFCKEFNARTQDQAGLIIPVVITVFEDRSFTFITKTPPAAVLLKKAAGIESGSGEPNRKKVATVKRDKVREIAETKMPDLNAASVETAMLMVEGTARSMGIVIED, from the coding sequence GTGGCGAAGAAGGTTATGAAACTAGTTAAACTTCAAATTCCTGCGGGCAAAGCAAACCCAGCTCCACCAGTTGGACCGGCACTCGGTCAAGCAGGTGTGAACATCATGGGCTTCTGTAAAGAGTTCAACGCTCGTACACAAGACCAAGCCGGCTTGATTATTCCTGTAGTCATCACGGTTTTTGAAGATCGTTCATTTACGTTTATTACTAAAACTCCACCAGCAGCAGTTCTCTTGAAGAAAGCAGCTGGAATCGAGAGCGGTTCAGGCGAGCCTAACCGTAAGAAAGTAGCGACTGTCAAACGTGACAAAGTTCGCGAAATCGCTGAAACGAAAATGCCAGACCTCAACGCAGCATCTGTTGAAACAGCGATGTTGATGGTTGAAGGTACTGCACGTTCTATGGGTATCGTAATCGAAGACTGA
- the rplA gene encoding 50S ribosomal protein L1 has translation MGKKYKEAAKLIDRTVSYELAEAVDLTKKSATAKFDETIELAVRLGVDPKKADQQIRGAVVLPHGTGKTQKVLVFAKGEKLKEAEAAGADFAGDSEYITKIQQGWFDFDVIVATPDMMGEVGKLGRVLGPKGLMPNPKTGTVTFDVTKAINDIKAGKVEYRVDKSGNIHVPVGKKSFDDAKLVENINTVIETLVKVKPATAKGIYLKNIAIASTMGPGVKVSSADFAK, from the coding sequence ATGGGTAAGAAGTATAAAGAAGCTGCTAAACTTATCGATCGTACGGTTTCATACGAACTCGCTGAAGCGGTAGACTTAACTAAAAAGTCTGCAACTGCGAAATTCGATGAAACAATCGAACTTGCTGTTCGTCTCGGAGTCGATCCGAAGAAAGCAGATCAACAAATCCGTGGAGCAGTCGTATTGCCACACGGTACTGGTAAAACACAAAAAGTTCTCGTCTTTGCTAAAGGTGAGAAATTAAAAGAAGCGGAAGCTGCTGGAGCAGACTTCGCTGGTGATTCTGAGTACATCACTAAAATCCAACAAGGATGGTTCGACTTCGATGTTATCGTTGCGACACCTGACATGATGGGTGAAGTTGGTAAACTCGGCCGTGTTCTCGGACCTAAAGGCCTCATGCCTAACCCGAAAACAGGAACAGTTACATTTGACGTCACGAAAGCAATCAACGATATCAAAGCTGGTAAAGTTGAGTACCGTGTCGACAAATCTGGTAACATCCACGTTCCAGTCGGTAAAAAATCATTTGATGACGCTAAATTGGTTGAGAACATCAACACAGTCATCGAAACTCTCGTTAAAGTTAAGCCTGCTACTGCTAAAGGTATCTACCTTAAAAACATCGCGATCGCTTCAACAATGGGTCCTGGTGTAAAAGTATCTTCAGCTGACTTTGCGAAATAA
- the rplJ gene encoding 50S ribosomal protein L10, translated as MANEKVIAVKADLVTEIAEKMQASAGTIVVDYRGLTVDEVTELRKQLREAGVEFKVYKNGLLRRAAVQSNLEGLDEVFTGPTAIAFSNEDVIAPAKILNNFSKDHKALELKGGIIEGKVTSVEDVKALAELPSREGLLSMLLSVLQAPIRGLAVATNAIAEQKEEQSA; from the coding sequence ATGGCAAACGAAAAAGTTATCGCTGTCAAAGCGGATCTCGTAACTGAGATCGCTGAGAAAATGCAAGCGAGCGCTGGAACAATCGTCGTCGACTACCGTGGTCTCACAGTAGACGAAGTAACAGAACTTCGTAAACAACTCCGCGAAGCGGGTGTTGAATTCAAAGTTTACAAAAACGGTCTCCTCCGCCGTGCTGCAGTTCAAAGCAATCTTGAGGGTCTTGACGAAGTCTTTACAGGTCCTACTGCGATCGCCTTCAGCAATGAAGACGTTATCGCTCCAGCTAAGATCTTAAACAACTTCTCGAAAGACCACAAAGCTCTTGAGCTTAAAGGTGGTATCATCGAAGGCAAAGTCACTTCAGTAGAAGATGTCAAAGCCCTTGCGGAACTTCCATCACGCGAAGGTCTCCTTTCGATGCTTCTCAGCGTGCTTCAAGCGCCAATCCGTGGTCTTGCGGTGGCAACGAACGCAATTGCAGAGCAAAAAGAAGAACAATCTGCTTAA
- the rplL gene encoding 50S ribosomal protein L7/L12, with amino-acid sequence MAFNKEQFIEDLKGMTVLELNELVKTIEEEFGVSAAAPVAAAGAGAAAAEEQTEFDVILTSAGSGKINVIKAVRELTGLGLKEAKALVDGTPAPVKEGVSKEDADAIKAKLEEAGASVEVK; translated from the coding sequence ATGGCTTTCAACAAAGAGCAATTTATCGAAGACCTCAAGGGCATGACTGTTCTTGAACTTAACGAACTCGTAAAAACAATCGAAGAAGAATTCGGCGTATCAGCAGCAGCTCCAGTAGCAGCAGCAGGTGCAGGCGCAGCAGCAGCTGAAGAGCAAACTGAATTCGACGTAATCCTTACTAGCGCAGGTTCTGGTAAAATCAACGTCATCAAAGCAGTTCGCGAATTGACAGGCCTCGGTCTTAAAGAAGCGAAAGCACTCGTTGACGGAACTCCGGCTCCAGTTAAAGAAGGCGTTTCGAAAGAAGACGCTGACGCAATCAAAGCTAAGCTTGAAGAAGCTGGCGCAAGCGTAGAAGTTAAGTAA
- a CDS encoding class I SAM-dependent methyltransferase, which translates to MADHYYTNDPSSKRDPKSWEFVLRGETFRFTSDHGVFSKGGVDFGSRLLIEAFVEPDVPGAILDVGCGYGPMGISLAKTTGREAVLVDVNERALELAADNARANGVSVTTGVSDGYAGVAEQTFAAIVTNPPIRAGKPVVHRILREAYDHLEVGGALWVVIQKKQGGPSAKKLMEEVFGSCETVTRDKGYSIFKSIRS; encoded by the coding sequence ATGGCAGATCATTATTACACAAATGATCCCTCCTCGAAACGGGATCCAAAGTCGTGGGAATTCGTCTTACGTGGTGAAACGTTCCGCTTCACTTCGGATCATGGAGTGTTTTCAAAAGGCGGCGTGGATTTCGGTTCGCGTTTACTGATTGAAGCCTTTGTGGAGCCGGATGTACCGGGAGCAATTTTGGATGTCGGGTGCGGATATGGTCCGATGGGCATTTCGCTTGCGAAAACAACCGGACGAGAAGCCGTTTTAGTAGATGTAAACGAGCGGGCTCTTGAGCTTGCGGCTGACAATGCACGTGCGAATGGTGTTTCCGTGACGACCGGTGTAAGTGACGGATATGCTGGCGTGGCTGAACAGACGTTTGCAGCGATCGTGACGAATCCACCGATTCGGGCGGGGAAGCCGGTTGTTCACCGGATTTTGCGGGAAGCGTATGATCATCTTGAAGTGGGCGGTGCCTTATGGGTCGTCATTCAAAAGAAACAAGGTGGTCCATCAGCGAAGAAGTTGATGGAAGAAGTGTTTGGTTCATGTGAGACGGTTACCCGCGATAAAGGGTATTCGATATTTAAATCAATTCGGTCTTGA